The following are from one region of the Hemitrygon akajei chromosome 6, sHemAka1.3, whole genome shotgun sequence genome:
- the LOC140729785 gene encoding uncharacterized protein has protein sequence MGERVLTVPCMRGDALSHPICSECGKGFTLSSHVQAHQLVHTGERLFTSSDGGKGFSRSSDLMAHHTGEIPFICSDCGKGFTHLCHLMIHQRIHTGERPFTCSDCGKAFARSSNLQRHQRVHTGERPFICSVCGKGFTQLSNLRTHQSVHTGKRPYICSECGKGFTQSSHLQTHQSVHTEERPFTCSDCGKGFTRSSQLLAHQSVHTGEMPFTCSDCGKGFPRSSELRLHQRVHTGERPFTCSECGKAFTQSSNLVTHRRTHTREKV, from the coding sequence ATGGGAGAGAGAGTGCTAACTGTTCCATGTATGCGAGGAGATGCACTCAGTCACCCgatctgctctgaatgtgggaagggattcactttgtcgtCCCACGTACAGGcacatcagttagttcacactggggagaggctgttcaccagCTCAGACGGTGGGAAGGGATTTTCTcgatcatctgacctaatggcacaccacaCTGGGGAGataccattcatctgctcagattgtgggaagggttTTACTCATTTATGTCACTTAATGatacaccagcgaattcacactggggagaggccattcacctgctcagactgtggaaaggcaTTTGCTCGGTCATCAaacctgcagagacaccagcgagttcacacaggagagaggccattcatctgttctgtgtgtgggaagggattcactcagttaagcAACCttcggacacaccagtcagttcacactgggaagaggccgtacatctgctctgaatgtgggaagggattcactcagtcgtcccacctacagacacaccagtcGGTTCACACCgaagagaggccattcacctgctcagactgtgggaagggattcactcggtcatctcagctactggcacatcagtcagttcacactggcgaaATGCCGTTTacctgctccgactgtgggaagggatttcctCGATCATCTGAACTGAGgctgcatcagcgagttcacactggggagaggccgttcacatgctctgaatgtgggaaagcatttactcagtcatccaaccttgtGACACATCGACGAACTCACACCAGGGAAAAAGTTTAA